One segment of Herbaspirillum hiltneri N3 DNA contains the following:
- a CDS encoding alpha/beta fold hydrolase, giving the protein MSDQIDQRRRRFFGAAAATVATAQLSFSALAHAQTQTIAAGASPATAAGFTSIKQIDAGVLNIGYAELGPANGKPVILLHGWPYDIHSFADVAPLLAAVGHRVIVPHLRGHGSTRFLSADAALAAGLIAEVADDENTLPRTLALAETIAAKSPLALRLAKEAMLKSYELGLEAGLNLERKSFSLLAASEDRREGIAAFKEKRTAQFIGR; this is encoded by the coding sequence ATGTCCGACCAGATCGATCAACGCCGCCGCCGTTTCTTCGGCGCCGCAGCAGCCACCGTCGCCACCGCTCAACTGAGTTTCAGCGCGCTCGCCCATGCACAGACACAGACCATCGCAGCCGGCGCCTCGCCGGCAACGGCAGCCGGCTTCACCTCGATCAAGCAGATCGATGCCGGCGTGCTCAACATCGGTTACGCGGAACTCGGTCCGGCCAACGGCAAGCCGGTCATCCTGCTGCACGGCTGGCCGTATGACATCCACAGTTTCGCCGACGTCGCACCGCTGCTGGCCGCTGTCGGCCATCGCGTCATCGTGCCGCACCTGCGCGGCCACGGCAGCACCCGTTTCCTGTCGGCCGACGCGGCACTGGCGGCGGGCCTGATCGCCGAAGTCGCCGACGACGAGAACACGCTGCCACGTACGCTAGCGCTGGCCGAGACCATCGCCGCCAAGTCGCCGTTGGCGTTGCGGCTGGCGAAGGAAGCCATGCTCAAGTCGTATGAGCTGGGCCTGGAAGCCGGACTGAATCTGGAGAGGAAATCGTTTTCCCTGCTGGCAGCCAGCGAGGACAGGCGGGAAGGAATTGCGGCGTTCAAGGAAAAACGCACAGCGCAGTTTATCGGACGCTGA
- a CDS encoding thioredoxin family protein, with translation MLSRLKTIAALTVLATATSTAASAGALSKSVAAPEFTGVDKWLNSEPLTMQQLRGKVVLVDFWTYTCINCINTLPYVKSWYQKYKDQGLVVVGVHTPEYPFERSTDNVKTAIKRFGITYPVAQDNRYATWSAYNNQYWPAFYLIDKKGQVVYTHFGEGQYAQTEAAIKNLLAQPQ, from the coding sequence ATGCTCTCCCGACTCAAGACCATCGCCGCACTGACCGTGCTCGCCACCGCAACCTCCACTGCCGCATCGGCCGGCGCACTCAGCAAGAGCGTCGCCGCGCCGGAATTCACCGGCGTCGACAAATGGCTCAACAGCGAACCGCTGACCATGCAGCAACTGCGCGGCAAGGTCGTGCTGGTCGACTTCTGGACCTACACCTGCATCAACTGCATCAACACCCTGCCCTACGTCAAATCCTGGTATCAGAAATACAAGGACCAGGGCCTGGTGGTGGTCGGCGTGCACACGCCGGAATATCCATTCGAGCGCAGCACCGACAACGTCAAGACCGCCATCAAGCGTTTCGGCATCACCTACCCGGTCGCTCAGGACAACCGCTACGCCACCTGGAGCGCCTACAACAATCAGTACTGGCCCGCCTTCTACCTGATCGACAAGAAGGGGCAAGTGGTCTACACGCACTTCGGTGAAGGCCAGTACGCGCAGACCGAAGCCGCCATCAAGAACCTGCTGGCGCAGCCGCAGTAA